GGGGGTCAAGCTGGATGTGCCTGCATGACTCAGCAGCCCCTGGGGTGAGGCTCTTGGCCGGGTCAGCTGGGGCAGGGGTTCCTCCTCCCACAGGGCCTGGCGCCACTTACATACAAGCATGGCATGTACACGCGGTTGCCCACAATCACGTCTATGAACTCGTCTGGGGAGCAGTCTTCTCGGAAGAGCACCTCAGCGTTGAAGATCTCTGAGGGGCTCAGGTTAAGGATGACCTGTGCACCAGCAGccccttgccccccacccccaccaagagGGCCCCAAACAGGTGGTCTGCATCAcccatccctgccccctccccctgcccttctGGTGAGGATGCTGTACTCATGCAGGATTAACTGCACCAGCTTCTCTGAGCACTGAGTCAGCGTGACTGTGGAGTTGAAGGAGATGCCGCCTCCTTTCTTGGGCTGGGGGAGAAAGAAGGAGGCACCACTGATGGAGGGGCAGCTGCAGCCCTGCCCTACCCCATGTGCTGGCAGCCTAGCCCCCAGCTCGCGCCCAGGTGACAGGTGATGGGCCTCACCTTAAAGTAGATGTTGGGCTTGTGCTTGTTGAGGCGGATGCCCACCGACTCCAGCTCCTTCTCCAGCAGAGACCTGGTGGAGCCCCACGGCCTTCACAAGGGTCCCGGGCAGGCTGCACTGCCTCCATATCACAGtcagccccccaccccatacCTGGACAAAGACCAGCCCTCTCCCCCACACCACCAGATCCCGAACATCGCTTCCAGCCACCAGAGATAACAAGGAAGAGCCCCGGACACTCTGGTCAGCCCAAAGGGAGATGGGCTGGTGTGCCCTCAGCCGCAGGTCAGGGTGTGAACGAGGCTCTGCTGCTTGGGGCTGGGCTCCTGGTGGGCTCTGGGCAGCACTCGGCGCACCCAGGCCGGCACGGCACAGCCCGTGCCTCCACACACAAGCCTCCTGGGGAGGCCGCCCACACTGGGTGCAGCTGTGGACCACCCTGCCCCTGCTCTCATGTGTAACCGGGCCAAGTGCCCTGGACCACCCACCAGGAGTTCAGGAACACAAGAGCTGCAGCCAGTGTCCCGCCACccaccccagggcttccctgggcatGCCAGCCTACCCCGCCCCACCGCAGACCTTTGAACCTCGCCCTTGGTGGCGTCCAGCATCATGATGACGACATCAGCTGTGCGGGCCACAGCGATCACCTGCCGGCCACGGCCTTTCCCTGGTCAGAAAGGTGGGTGCTGGTTACAGTGACAAGCGCAGGGCTGTGGGACCcctagcacagggagcccagactCCGCCCCTTATAGACCCACATGGATTCTGCCACCTGTCATCCTGGAGCAGGCATGTCTCTTAACCCCTGTCCTACTCATAGAGATGTCAGTTTTAGGAGGAAGCTGACATCAGCACCTGGGGAGGAGTAGCGCTCCCCACTGTGCCCCCACCAAGGCCTGAGCCTCCACCCCCACTGCCCACTCCTGCCCCCACCTTGTGCTGCGCCTTCGATGATTCCAGGGAGGTCCAGGAGCTGGATGTTGGCGCCTTTGTACTAGGAAGCAGGAGAGGAGTGAGGTGGAGCGGGCGGGCTGGGAAGGGCCCAGCTGAACCCGGCTTGGCCCCAGGGCCAGGTCTGAGCCTTGTCCCACCCCAGCCAGCCCAGCGCAGACCATGCCCTGAGAGTGGGGAGGCCTCCTGGGAGGAGCCCACAGTAGTCACTGCTGGTGCTGACAGTGCTTCAAAGAAACCACCTCAATGAGTAGGTGGGAGGTCCAAGGCCACAGGACCCTGCTGCCCAGAGCTCCAGAGCTTCATGGAGAACAGGACCTGGCTGGCCAGCCTCAGGGAACCAGGGAGGGCTTCATACTGGCAGATCCTTGGAACCAGCCTGGACTGCAGGATGGGCCAGGCGTCTCTGGGGTCCCGGCAACCCCAGTCCCCAGAGGTGTCCATGCTTGAGGCCAGGGCAGCTCAGCCAAGAGTCTCCCCCATGCGACCCCCTCCCATACACAAGCTCACTCTCCCTCCCGGGGCCCAGCAAACCCCAACTTACTTCAATGACCCCAGGGATGCAGGTCAGGGTTGTGAATTCATAGGATGCAGCCTCGCTGGCGGTGGAGGTCATCAGACTTAAGAAGGTGGACTAGGAGAGAGAAGGCCATTGCAGCGGCAGTCGTGCCCTGCCtcctggagaagcccacacactgggCCCCCCCTCCCTGCCAATTACCCTGGCTGGGGTGTGATGACAATAGCTGGAAAAGTCACCTCGGGCCTTGCCCAGAGCGGGCTGGACATCAGAAGGCCCTTTCGTGCCCAAGGCCTCAAGCCCGTCTGGAGTGAGGGACACAGGGACCTGGTTCCTAAGAGGGTTCCCGCTCTGTATCAGGGCCCATCCCCAGCTCCACAGAACCCCCAGACCCTCCTGGGCCTGGCAGACTTGAACTGGGTGACGGCACAAAGCTGCTACTCCAGTGAGGGCAAGGGGATAGGGATCCTCCAGCCTGAGACAGCTGACTGTGAGGGAGGGTGCGTGGGAAAGGGTCTGGATGGACCCTGCAGCCAGTCCATCTGTGGACTGAGAGACCCGGCCTTCAGTCATATGTGCTGGAGGACCCTGGACCTCCTCCTGATCCCAACCTCATGAAGGAGGTGATAAAACAGGGAGCACGGTGACCCCAGTGATGGATGCTATGGCCCAGAGGCCAGCAAAGCAGTGGGCAGTGCCAAGAGCGCAACCTGGCCTGGCAACCCCATCCTAGTCAGCAGGAAGCCAGGCACAGCTCACTCACACACCCTCAGGCTTGTGAAAGAATCACTGTCACACACTCTCCACACAGGGCGCCTCTTAGAAACTTCAGGAAAGATAAAAACCTGGTGGTGCAGACAGGTGTGGGCAGACAGGCAGCCCTGAGAGTCACGGTTGCCAGAAGCCAACCTGGGGGACATCCCTGAACCTGTCTGACCCCTGCAATGGGCGGTCTGGGCCCTCCTGTGCTCAGGGCCCTGATTCCCAATAGGACCCAGACCCCAAGAGCATAGCCACTGGTCACTAGAGTGGCTCCTTCCAGCCTGGGCTTCTCATCCGGGAGAATGCCTTGCAGACTGGAAAGTAAGATTGAGGGAAAAGGGTAAGATGAATGAGTCCCCAGCAATGTTCAAGGAGTTGGAGCCTGGCTGTGCTTACTAACCACCTGCCTGGGGGCAGCTGGGCACCGAGGTCACACCTGGCCAGTTCAGGGCCTCACTGCCACCCACTCTCCCCctcctgccactgctgctgcgCCCCGGGCTCCACCTGGGCCTGTGAGCCTACTCTTCTTTCCGCCTCAAGGTCCACTCCTCAGGGCTCAAACACCTGCTCACAGAGCAGGCGCCCCGGCTCCCGAACCTGCCCTTCCGGCTTTCCTGCCCCCCATTTCCCAGCTAGGGGGGTCTGAGGGAGCAGGGACAGAGTGTGCCTGGCATGTGGTGCACGCTCAGTAAACGAGACCGAGGCCAGCAGAGCCTCTCTGACTGGGAGGTGACAACACCCCTGTGGGGCTGACAAAGGGGTGCAGCCTGACTCTGGAGAGGCTGGCTCTCCTCCGTCTGTGGAGTCGACTCAGAGGCAGGGAAGAGGTGCATCCAGGTGGGAAAGGAGACAAGCCGCCTTCCTCCTGAGGCCCACGCTGCCCATCACTGACCTTACCCACAGAGGGAAATCCGATCAGTGCCACACGGGCATCGCCTGACTTCATGACATCAAAGCCCTCTCCTTTGGAGGAGGACGATTTGGACGGTTCCAGGAGCTGGGCCCGATACTTGGCAAGTTTCGCCTTCAGCAGACCAAGGTGGTACTCGGTGGCTAGAAGACACAGCACAAGATGGGTAAGTGTCCAGGGCGGGCTGGGAGGGACCCATATGCTCTGAATGCTGGCCAGGAGGCACCAGAGCCAGGTAGCAATCGTTGTCAAGGAGATCAGAGGAGAAGAAGACCACCACTCAGTTAAAATGCCCTTGgcttttcacttcacttaggaCAAAAGCTCCTTACTGAGACCTGGAGACCCACTGTCAGGGGTTCTCAGCCCGAGCGGTACCACTCCTGGGGGCATTCTGGGGGTGTTTTCTGCTGTCGCTGGGATGATGAAGTCCTTCAGTATTCATCAGGCAGCGGCCGAGGAAGCCAGCTGCCCTACAAGGTGTGAGTCAGTGCAGCAGAGCCAAGAACTGTGAGGTGACTTCCCAAGCTTAGAGACCGGGCCCAAACCCAGGTCCGCCAGACTCAAGTCAGGACCGCCTCCACCCACCTAACGGCTCCAGGCTGCTGGCGAGGATGTACCTGTTAGGTCTCCTCCTGGACGGCCCCCCACTAAAGGGCAGAGCTCCAACTCCCCAGGCCCAGCcgccaggagacccgggttcgaaccTCGACCCTGCCTATCCAGGTCGGACGCTGCTCCGAGAGCTGAAGTTCTCCACTCGGCCCTGTGGTCCGGCCCTGATCCCGCCCGGCCCCGACGGCTCCTGCCCGCCGCCCGCAGCCGTGGCGGGAGACGCCCCGCGGGGCCGGCCCTCACCCTTATTCTTCTGCGTGCGGGCGATCTCTTTCTCGATCTCGGAGATCTTCTCCAAGATTCCCATGGCGGCAGCTGAACCGAGCGCACCGGCCGGAGAGACGGCAGCAGACCCCTGAACTCTGGAACCGTCGGCTGCGGCCGACCAGCGTGCGCCGGAAGCCCACGGAGAACAGCGTCCCCGTTCGCCTGGCGCTCGGGGATTCAGAGTCCGGGCGGGAGACGTCGAGGGGAGCGACATTAGTTCCGCCGCTGGGTGGGCGGAGGCTGGGGAAGCGCGATGGGCTGGACCGGGGCGGGGCCCGGCTGGCGGGGCGGGGCCAGGCGAAAGAGGGCAGGAATGGGGCGTGGGAGGTAGAGCGGGACCCTCAGTTGATGGACTCCGCATTGCGGGTCCCAAGCTCAGCCGGCTTTGCTGGTGTAAAGAAAAGGCGCCGAGCTGAAAGCTTCGTGGCTTCTTTTGCGTTGAGGTTAAACGTCTGTCCCCAACTTCGCCTTCCTACCTGCCAATCAGATGCCTCCTCATAGGATGCAGTCGGGACAGCGTCTCCTAAGTGCAATCCTTACCTGAAACTGCTGTATCTGAGTTTAGACttgaggaaacatcagacaaactaGAAAGTGGTACTTTTTATAGGACAACTGGGCTGTCTTCAAAATTGTCAGTGATATAGGTggatgggatgggggaaggaTTGTACCAGATTAAAAGATGTTAAGTATAACGTGTGAACTTTGCCTGGATTCtggttgaaatttttaaaaggagttaTGAGAAGACATTCTGAGGACAATTGGGGAAATTTTGACTTTAGACAGAATGTTAGAGTttttgttcagtcgttcagttgtgtctggctctttgtgaccccatggttggaagtccaaggtcagggtgcCAACATGGCTGGGTTCTAGTGAGGGCCCTATTCCTGCCTTACAGACTACTGCCTTCTTGCCCTGTCCTTACATGGCCTTTCTTCTGGGAGTCTGCACAGGGacaaaggagggagacagagacacagcTCTCTGAGGATGCTTTTTTTTGCCAGGCCtcaaggcatgcaggatcctagttttccagccagggattgaacttgggctctatgcagtggaagtgcagcgtcttaaccaccaaaccaccaggaaattcccttctGTATGTTTTTAATACAAGGTTGGGAGTAGGGAGCAGGATATTGGAAATCATGCTGTGTTCAAATTCAAGGTTCATAACTGTGAGCTTGGTTAAATTTCTTAACCTCTTCTACACTCTAAAAACAAGGATAACATGGTTGTTgtaaaagtgaaataatttgcTTGCTCGTAAGTCCTCCTTGAATGCCAGAGCCACTGTCAGTTGAGTCTCCTCGGTGGTTACATCTTCCCCAGATTCAGTCCATGTTTGCCAACACCGTCATGCACAAGGCTCTGGGCTGAAGAGGGCTGTTGTAAGCCCAGCTTGCTCTTCTCCTCCACTGCTGACAAAGCCACGATACGAGCCCTGTAAAGTGCCTGACCCAGCAGCTCAAGCTGTTAACAGTGGGGCTGAGATGTGAAGCCCAGTGACTGCAGGGTAACAGGCAGACTGCGGGGAGAACACCTACATGTTTGGCTCCGTGAGGTTCAcaggggatgggaggggagagcCTTTGGGAACTGAGAGGTACAGGCAGGTGTGGAGCCCCCGGCCCATGGAGAGCAGGTCTCTGCCCCACATGCAGCTCCTGGCTCCTACTGCCACACTTGTGCCCACGGAGGTGTGCTATCGGTTTACACTCAGGGACACAGAAATGTCCTGAAATGTGACCCACCTTCCAAGAACCCTGGACCTCTGCTGTGTCTGCTTCACTCGCAATCTCCAAAGGGTCTCTTTCTTCATAAATAATGTGGAATCAGGCCACTCCCAGGATCAAGAGAGATAACCTGAAGACCAAACCAGCCTTTCCTGTTTGGAATGTCTGGGTCCTCCAGACCCAAGCCTGGGAAGCCAACTAGGAACCTCATATGTTCGCATCACCCAAGGAATCTTTGGActtagttgctttgcagcatgtgggatcttagttccccaaccagggatcaaacctgcatcctctgcattacagtgagttcttaaccactgaaccaccagcgaagtccctcaCCTGAGTAATCTTTGAGAGTTGACAAACTTCTAGACAGGCTGCTGCTGGATCTCTGAAAATATTCAACTTGTGCATCAAAGGATACCATATCAACAGAGTGAAAGGTAAACCCAAGAAGTGGGGGAAAATATCTGCCAGGTGGGtacctgataaggggttaatatccagaatatataaagaagtcaCTGACCAACAGCAACACaacaacctgatttttaaaacgCAGAAAAGacttgagtagacatttctccaaagaagacaataTGGCCAACAACATGTTAAAAGGTGCTCCACACCactagccattagggaaatgcaagtcaaaaccagtGAGATAACACCGCACATCCGTTAGGATgtgtgtcatgtatggatgtgtaaTGTATGTACATGtaacaagtgctggtgagaacatggagaaattggaactcttgtgcactgttggtgtgtgttagtcactcagtcatgtccgactctttgcaaccccatggattgtagcacaccaggctcttctgtgcatgggattctccaggcaggagtaccagaacaggttgccatttccttctccagcactgtTGGAatgtaggaatgtaaaatggtgcagccaactatggaaaacagtatggaggttcctcaaaagttaaaaatagacctaccatctga
The DNA window shown above is from Bos javanicus breed banteng chromosome 19, ARS-OSU_banteng_1.0, whole genome shotgun sequence and carries:
- the DRG2 gene encoding developmentally-regulated GTP-binding protein 2, whose translation is MGILEKISEIEKEIARTQKNKATEYHLGLLKAKLAKYRAQLLEPSKSSSSKGEGFDVMKSGDARVALIGFPSVGKSTFLSLMTSTASEAASYEFTTLTCIPGVIEYKGANIQLLDLPGIIEGAAQGKGRGRQVIAVARTADVVIMMLDATKGEVQRSLLEKELESVGIRLNKHKPNIYFKPKKGGGISFNSTVTLTQCSEKLVQLILHEYKIFNAEVLFREDCSPDEFIDVIVGNRVYMPCLYVYNKIDQISMEEVDRLARKPDSVVISCGMKLNLDYLLEMLWEYLALTCIYTKKRGQRPDFTDAIILRKGASVEHVCHRIHRSLASQFKYALVWGTSTKYSPQRVGLTHTMEHEDVIQIVKK